DNA sequence from the Candidatus Paceibacterota bacterium genome:
AAAATGCCAAAGCGCCAATATAGTTCCGTTAACTAAACTATATTGGCGCACTCCTTTCATCTTTCATCCTTCACCCTTATACTGAGTCGTATGAGAATACTCGGAATAGATTACGGTACAAAAAAAGTGGGCGTTGCACTCTCAGACGACACGCTCTCTCTTGCGTTCCCGAAGGCGGTGTTAAAGAATGCTCCTTCACTCATGGGAGAGATCAGGGGTATGGTTGCTGCAAATGACGTAGGAGAAGTGGTGGTCGGGCAATCGCTCAAGCTCTCCGGTGAAGACAATTTGCTTATGGATGACATCCGGCGGTTTGTTGAACGACTTGAAAAGGAGGTTAAGCTTCCGGTCAACCTTGAGCCGGAGTTTCTTACCTCTGCTGAAGCGCGGAGAGGGGGAGTGCCAGAAGCGCTTGTGGATGCCTCGGCAGCAGCGCTCATTTTGCAACGCTATCTTGATAAGCGTAAGGAGAAAGAAGAGTAGTGTATAATACGAAACAATGATCTCTTTTGACGATTTCAAAAAAGTGGAGATACGTCTTGGCAAAGTTATTTCAGCCGAGCGTGTGCCGGAGACTGATAAACTAATCCGGCTTGAGGTTGATCTTGGTGATGAAAAGCGACAGATTGTCTCAGGTATCGCGGAGTATACTACTCCCGAGGATCTTGTTGGTCGCACATTCCCCTTTGTGACCAACCTCGAGCCGAGAATAATCAAAGGACTTGAGAGTAACGGTATGATCCTTGCAGCCTCAAATGACGCAGGGTTCTCATTTCTTGAGCCGTCCTCTGCGATCGCTCCAGGAACACGTATTGGATAATTATGTATCAACGTCTCACACTCCTTCATACGCGTAGTATTGACTGGTTTAAACAGCGTGCGCATGGGGCATACGCCAAAGCTTGGCTCTTCTTTCTTTCATTCACTGAATCGTCGTTCCTCTTTATACCACCCGATATACTATTGATTGCCATCTTGCTCGCTGGGTCTCGACAGTGGATGTATTATGGATTGCTTACATCGGTCGCCTCAATACTTGGTGCGGTGTTTGGATATGTTGTTGCATTGTTCTTCTACGACACTCTCGGTATTCACATTGTTGATTTTTATCACCTTAAAGAAGAAGTCGTCTTAGCGCAGACGCTTTTTAACAACAATGCGTTTTGGGTCATATTCACCGCCGCCTTTACACCGATCCCATATAAGGTATTTGTTCTTGCCGCTGGATTTCTTAAGGTGAATTTTTTTGTGTTTCTTGTTGCATCGATTATTGGTCGCAGTCTTCGATATATCATCATTGCGTATGTGGTGCATCTCCTTGGGGAGCGCGCAGTAAAGTTGTTGTCTCGTTACTCAATCGCGCTTACGATCGCAGTGGTTGTTATTGTTACTGTCTTTATCGTTAAGCAGATCATCTGATCATTTTTTGTTGGTAAGGGCAGTTCACTTGGTTGTGTATTTTGGTTTCGTTGAGCTAACAACTGGACACTCTTTGGGGGTTGACCGTATACTTAATCATATATGCAAGTGTTACCAGAGCACGAACGACGTTCCTCAATACACGAAAAAATCCTAGACTCTTTTCCTCCGCCAAAGTTTCTCAATATTGCCGCAACTGGCGTAGATATATCGGATACTTCGGTCAAGGTTATGCATCTTAAGCAGACGAAAGCTGGTCACATCCCCGACTTCTTTGAGGAGCGCAGGATGACACCGGGGATCGTGCATGGTGGCGAGATAAAGGATACAGAATCACTGGTCAAGGTGCTTACTGCGCTTCGAAGGAAGCATAATATATCGTTCGTGCGCGCGTCGCTCCCAGAGGAGAAAGCATATCTCTTTCAAACAACCGTTCCACATATTGAAGATCGGAAACAGCTGAGAAACAATATTGAATTTCAACTCGAGGAACATGTGCCTATTTCTCCGGAGCAGTCAATATTTGACTATGACATTATTGAGGTGCGACCGGAAGGTATTGAGGTGAGTGTGACAGTCTTTCCAAAACCGGTTATCACTAACTATCAGCAGGCGTTTCGTGAGGCAGGCATGACACCGGTTGCTTTCGAGATTGAGGGGCAAGCCATGGCGAACGCAATCATTCCACGTGGAGATGTTAAGACATACATGATCGTTGATTTTGGTCGTAAGCGTAGTGGGATCTCAATAGTGAAGAATGGCATCGTAACCTTTACTTCAACTGTCGATGTTGGTGGTGATGAATTAACCGAGCATATCATTGAGTATCTTGGGGTGAATGAGTCTAAGTCATTGAAGTTCAAAAACAAAGAAGGTCTTCTTGGTCTTGATGAAGGAAACAAAGAACTCCACGATGCACTTATTCAATCAGTAACCTCACTCAGGGACGAAGTTCATAGGCACTTCCTCTATTGGAATAATCGGGAACGTGACCACGGAAAGGATTATCAAGTGGGGGAAATTATCCTCTGCGGAGGGAATGCGTCGCTTGCGGGGTTGCCCGAATTTCTTTCTTCTACGGTAAAAGTGCCGGTGACGCGAGCTGATGTGTGGCAGAACGCGTTTTCATATGAGGAATACATACCGCAGATGAGTCGAGAGACCGCACTTTCGTATGCGACAGTGATTGGTTTGGCGCTTACGTAGTAGGAACAACAACATGGCAAACGTATTACCACAAAAAGAACGAAAGAGGTTTCAGCGAGAGTACGCGCTCCGTCTTGGGGTTGTTGTCCTCGTGTTGGTAATAATCTCTGCAGTGTTCTGCAGCATTCTTCTTGTCCCCTCATTTTTTATGTCGATCCTTAAAGAGGAATCCATTGCTCGACAATCTGAACTTATTAATAAGGCAATCGCTATTCGTGAGAAGGATGCGTCGACAGCTTCGCTCCTCATATTTCGGCAGAAGCTTAATGCTCTCAAAGAGATACAAGAGCAGGTGCTCCAAACAGATGTTATTGAGACAATCGCGCGAAACACAAACGATTCGGTGGTTGTTGACGCGCTTTATTATACAAAGGGAAGTGATGCTACTTCCCAAGTTAAGGTCTCTGGGCGCGCGCGTTCACGGACCATGCTTATTACGTTCGCGGACAACCTTAATCAAGAGCATCTCTTCACCTCGGTCGATCTGCCCGTTTCTAATCTCGCAAAAGACTCGAACATTGTCTTCTCAATGACGCTCACTGGAGAATTTTAGATTATATGAAACTAAAGATATCAAAAGTTCAAAGTATGCTGATCGGAGCAATCCTCGGAGCGGTAATTGCTCTTGGAGTATACGGCTTCTTATTTTTTGAGATAAAAAATAAGAATAACCAGGCCTCAATCCTCCAGAATCAACTCGATATTGAGATCAGGAAGGATCAACGACTCAGGTCAATCAAACAGCTCTTGAGTGAACTCCATGTCGAGGTTGATACGGTCGATAGATATTTTGTAGGTGCTGACGAGGTGGTCGATTTTCTTGAGGAACTCGAGTTGCTCGGAAATATTGCTGATGCTTCAGTGGAGGTAAATTCAGTAAGCGTGTCAGAAGGTGGAGAGGCTATTCCATACGAACACCTGCGTGTAGAATTTCACACGCAGGATCGGTGGGTAGACCTGATACACATTGTCTCTCTTTTGGAGACGATGCCATACGGAGTACGCATTGAACGTTCCCAGATTGAGCGTGTACCAAATTCAACCCTTTGGCAGGCACACATCATTTTCACAGTGTTAAAGCTTAAGTAAGTTTATGAATATAGAAACGATACAAAAAGAGATAAAGAGATACGCATCATTCATGACACTCGCGAGTATAAGTTCACGACCACGCGTCTATCTTCATTGGGAGATTATCCTTATGGTATTTGTAGTATTCAATATCTTCATGCTCTTTTTTAGTGGATATTTATTCCTTCAAGTAAACAGCGGCACGATCTTTTTAGTCGAGCAATCGGGACAAGTCCGGGTAGAGAGTGTTGACCGCAGTGAAATGCAGGAGGTTCTCACTTCACTTGAGGGAAGAAGTGCACTCTTTGAACAAAGAAAGAGTGCGGGGGTGCGTATTGCTGATCCGTCTCAGTAATATAGACAGTTTCAAAAAAGTCTGTTCCCGTGTATAGTGTGGGTGCACTCGTAGTCCCAATGTAAAGTCGGGGTTTCGACCAAAGCGTCGGGATTCAATGGTCTCCAGCACTACAATTGCTTCTGTAGCTCAAAGGATAGAGCAGCGCTCTTCTAAGGCGTTGATCCTGGTTCGAGTCCAGGCAGAAGCACAGTAAAAACAAAAGAATCCAGTCTGATAAGACTGGATCTTTTTCTGGTGGGCGCTGAGGGATTCGAACCCCCGACCTACCCGGTGTAAACGGGTTGCTCTAGCCAACTGAGCTAAGCGCCCTCTTTGTGGGTACGCATTATAGTACCCCATTTTTCTACTTTTTCAACTTCTTCTGGTATTTCACCTACTTTGCACTACAATGCGTATAATGGAAAATCAAGAGATTACCTGTAAGATAACGGGGAAAGTCCAAATGGTTATGTTTCGTGATTTTGTGCAGCGCCACGCGCGTTCGCTCGGGATTCGTGGTACGGTAGAAAATCTGGACGATGGCTCGGTTGAGGTGGTCGCACAGGGGAGCGAGGACAAGCTCAAAAAGCTTATAGAGCACCTCCATAAAGGGCCGTTTCTCGCACGAGTGCTTCGGGTGGACACACGATGGCGGGAACCAAGTGGAGAGTTTGATAGTTTTAGTATTTTATATTAGATAGAAAAGGATATGGAGAACAAGAAGAATATTCCAAAATGTATTGGCATCATCATGGACGGCAACCGTCGGTGGGCAAAAGAGCAGGGGCTCACGTCGCTTGAGGGGCACCAACGTGGGTACGAGAAGCTTAAAGAAGTTCTTGGGTGGGCTAAGGATGTGGGTATTGAAAACATGATCACCTACGCGTTCTCCACAGAGAACTGGAATCGTTCAGAGGAGGAGGTTTCTTACCTGTTGGATCTGTTCCGTAAGATGTTGACCGAAGAGCTTGAAGAACTGATGAAGGAAGACGCACGCATTATCTTCGCCGGAGACATATCGCGTTTCCCGGAGGATATCCAAACAAGCATTGCTGAGGTTCACAAGAAGACTAAAGACAAGACCCCGTTCACCCTTGTTGTTGCACTCTCGTACGGCGGGAGGGCTGAAATCTTGCGTGCGGTCAATGAGATCGTCATGAACGCTGACTCGGGAGACAAGCACGTGGTCACTGAAGAAGAATTTGCGCGACATCTTTGGACGAAGGATGTCCCCGACCCGGACATGATTATACGTACCGGCGGTGAGTGGCGTCTTTCCGGTTTCTTGCCGTGGCAATCAGTCTACAGTGAACTCTTTTTCCCAGAAACTTATTGGCCGGCGTTCACCAAGGAAGAGTTCGACGGACTTATTGCAGAGTTTGCGCAGCGCGAGCGGCGAAGAGGAAAGTAAGTGAGTTTGAAGTTGGAAGTTATAAAGTCTGCAGATGGAAATACCAATATTATACGAAGATAATGATCTTGTGGCGATAAATAAGCCCGCGGGTCTTATTGTGCATTTTGACGGTCGCAACGAAGAGCCCTCAATTGTTGATTGGCTGCTTGAGCGCTATCCGGAAGCAGCAGGAGTGGGGGAGGACGGTGTGAGCCCTCAGGGTGTGCATATTCCGCGGTCGGGTATCGTGCATCGACTTGATCGCACCACCTCAGGTGTGATGATTGTTGTAAAGACCCAAGAGGCACACACGTTCATCAAAAAGCAGTTTCAAGAGCGCACTATGGACAAGCGGTACGCGGCGCTGGTCTACGGACACCCAAAGGCCGACCGTGGTGTGATCGATATGGAGATTGGTCGCACAAAAAAGAAGCCACGAAAATGGAGTGCACAACCGGGAAAGAGTGGCACGCTTCGCTCGGCAATCACTGAGTGGCGCGTGATCGATCGTCTCTTGGATTCTGAAACAGGAGAGCCCGTCACCTACCTCACCGCAAGCCCAAAGACCGGACGTACACATCAGATTCGTGTCCACCTCAAAGCAATCCACCACCCTATTGTCTGCGATCATATCTACGCACCTAAAAAGGTGTGTATTGGCGGGCTGGAGCGTCCAGCGCTCCACGCGCGCTCAATCAGCTTCAATCTCCTTAATGGTGAGCGCAAGACCATTGAGGCACCACTGCCGGAGGATTTTGAGCGAGTACTCAAAAACCTACGTAATATTGCAGAAGAATAACGGTTGTGCTAAAGTTCCTACCACTATGAATCAAGCAGCAGGCCAAGAAGGAGTCAAGATCTCTCCAGTCAATATGGACAACCGCAAGGAAATCGGAATCCGTGTCGGTGATAGTGTTCGTGTGTGGCAGAAGATCGAAGAGAAAGGAAAGACGCGACTTCAGGCGTTTGAAGGTTTGGTGCTTGCCCGCAAGCATGGCGACGAGCCAGGAGCAACATTCACTGTACGCCGCGTTTCAAGCGGCGTCGGGGTTGAGAAGATCTTCCCGCTCTACTCTCCTATGATTGATAAGATCGAGATTGTGAAGCGATCAAAGGTACGCCGTGCGAAGCTCTATCATATTCGTGAGAAGGTTGCGCGTGAGATCAAGCGTCAGATGCGTAAGATGCAGCTCGTTGATATCACTTCAAAGTCTGAGACTGAGGAAGCGGCAGCTGCTGAGGCTGCAGTGAAGGCAGCGGAAGAGGCTGAAGCAGCAAAGGTCGCGGAGGCAGAAGCGGCAGCAAAAGCTGCTGAAGAAGCAAAAGCAGCCGAAGTGGTTGCCGAGACAGAAGAAGCTCCGGCAGAAGAAGAGAAGAAAGAGGAAGCTCCGGCAGAAGAGCCCGCTCCGGCAGAAACACCTACAGAGGAAGATAAGAAATCAGAGTAAGACTCAATTTATTTTATACAGAGAAAGCCGAGGTTCGCGCCTCGGCCTTTCTTTTGGCGTTTACAAAACCCTCAAAGTTCTTTAGAATGGACGAGTTACATATATGCCCAGGTGATGAAATTGGTAGACATGCACCCTTGAGGGGGGTGTGTCCGTATGGACGTGCTGGTTCGACTCCAGTCCTGGGCACAATGGTAAACAAAAACGACAAGTTGCAACTTGTCGTTTTTGTTTAGAACGCAATTTGCATTGCGTTCGTGCCATTGTGCCAGGCGGAGGCATGTCCCGAGCTGTGAGAGGGAAGCCGAGCCCGGGGAGGAAGTGCTTAGCGAGATGGAGTGCGAAGCACGAACAGTGAGCTTAGCAACTTGACCCCACAAAGCTCTAGAAACCTGACGCCCAGGTAAAAAATGAAAACAGGCGAGCCCGGGGAGGGAGTTCTTAATGAGCGTAGCGAATTTAGAAACTCGACCCCACACAGTAAACAAAGCAGGTTGCTCGCGCGTCGTGTAGTGCATTGGGAAGTGGACGTTCGTGTACCTCAATCGACTTTCGTCACTTCTCTACGCGATTGCTCGACTTTTGAACCATAAATCTGGTATAGTCGAGAGGTCTCCGAGTTATGAATAAACGCCTCATACCCATGAGGCGTTTAAAGACTCAAGGGATATATATGGTGCCTATGGTGTAACGGTTAACACGGGGGTTTGTGGAACCCCAAATTCGAGTTCGATTCTCGGTAGGCACCCAACATACAGTTAGGCCCTGACACGATAGTGTTGGGGTCTTACTGTATGTCGGTACATACTAGAATCGAAAGACGGAGCCAGTACACAAGACGAGCGGAGCGAGGGCTTGTCGGCGAGTCCGGGGAGGAAGTTCTTAGCGAGCCTGCGAGCTTAGAAACTTGACCCCGATTCTCGGTAGGCACCCAAGACACACCCATCTACATTGGAATGTAAATGGGTGTTTTTTGATATACTAAGGAGTATGAAATTCGGATTTGGTGAGTGGCTCCTCGTTCTGTTTAATACTCTGTATATTGCAGCGTTCGGGCTCTACTATGTGAGTATCAAAAACTATGAGTTCCTCTGGTATGTGGCAGTGCTCGTCTTTTTCTTTACACTCATCCTTACCACACTCTCAAAAAGCAACTTCAATCAATTTATTCTCTGGTGTCTCTCGATCTGGGGACTGCTCCACATGGCGGGTGGTGGCATCCCGGTGGGCGACAGTGTGCTCTATGCATACCAGGTACTCCCGCTCTTTAACGGCACTGGAGACTTTGTTCTTATTAAGTTTGATCAGCTCGTGCACGTCTTTGGTTTCTTTGTGACAACACTTGTGGCATTTCATTTGCTTCGCCCATATCTTAACAACAAGACTCGATGGTCTGTGGTGTACGCACTTCTTGTGCTTATTGGGATGGGTGCAGGGTCACTTAATGAGATCGTTGAGTTTATCGCAGTGGTCATATTCTCTGAGACAGGGGTCGGTGGCTACGCGAACACGCTTCTCGACTTAGTGTCTAACACGATTGGAGCTATTTTAGCGATTGGTGTGATTCATTTCCGTAGAAGAGACTGATACATTTCTCCTTATTATAAAAAAATAAATCCTTGTACTTACCAGTCTGCAGGCAGGTTTCATCCGCGTGGCATACAAAAGCAGTACTACTTGATGTGGTTTCTGTATGCTGCGCGCTGTATTCGTGTACTAAATATATTCATCAGCGCAGGGCTTATAACAACAGTCACCACACTCAGAGCAACCATGGCGGTGAGCAAACCCTCTCCAATGAGGTTAAGAGAGAACGCAGAGAATGCGACTGCGAGCGTTGTTGAGAGTTGTGGAATTGACGAGATACCAAAAAGAAGCGATTGATCGTTGCTGAACCCGACCAACCTACCACCAAGCCAGCCGCTAATCAGTTTTGATGACATTGAAGCAAGGATGACGCCTATAGTGAGCAGTGCCGCACCACTGACGTTTGCGAAAACTCTGATGTCGGTTTGTACACCGATGAGTATAAAAAACACCGGTACAAAAAAACCGTAGCTAATAGTGTGAATATTTTCTCTTATTTTTGGGTTTACTATTGAGTCTGAAAGAACAAGACCAACAAAGAACCCTGCAATAATATGGTGAAGCCCGAGCAGTTCGAAGACAATTACTGTCCCAACGAGTATCAGAAAAGTTGAACGGAACTCTTGCTGGAAGAGATCTTTTGTTCCACGCACTCCCGCAGTAAAGAGCCAGCGGATTTTAGGGAGTAGTAGGCGGAACATCACCAGGATGACGATGAGGAGTGGATAGAATAAATAAAGCGGGATTTGGGTAACTGGATCGATGCTCTGAAGGACGATGGAGAGAAGTATTAAACTTGCAATGTCCTGTATCACCGTCGTCATAATCACTGACTGTCCGAGGCGGGTGTGAAGGAGTCCAAGTCTCTCAAGAGAGGGTATAACCACAGCAATTGAGGAAGAAACAAAGATGATCCCAATGAGGATGGCAATCGTCAGACTGTGACCGAGCGTGAGTGCAAGTCCAAAACCAACAATAAACGGTATAGCACCGTTAATAAGAGAAAGGAAGAGTAATTGTCCTCGAAAGTTCTTAAAGCTCGAGAGATTTGTCTCGAGCCCTGCCATGAACATTAGGAATATGAGTCCGATTTGCGCAATAAAATCGAGTGTGGGGGTGACCTCAATAAGGTTAAACACATGCGGTCCCACGAGTATGCCACCAAGGATGAGTCCCACCACCCACGGCACGTGCACACGTCGGAATATCATTGAAAAGACAACTCCGGCAAAGAGTATTAAGAAAAGAGGGTAGAATTCTCCCATGCGTATATTGTAGCAGGATTATTGCTGAGTATCGCCCCTCTATACGGTGCGCTGTTGTTATTCAACAAGAGTGAGCGCGAACATAAGTCCGATACCAATCATAATGCCCATGAGCTGAAGGAGTGATTTACGCGCAGTGGTTGTTTTATGGAGTTCGGGTACTAAGTCTGAGCCGGCGATATAGAGGAAGGACCCGGCGGCAATTGCAATAAGCGCGGGTGTTGCGTGCTCGATAAACGAACCTAAGAAGAGTGCAGCAAGAGCACCAAGAACAGCACTGAGTCCAGAGAGGAAGTTCACGAGAAGCGCTCGCGCACGGCTG
Encoded proteins:
- the ruvX gene encoding Holliday junction resolvase RuvX; its protein translation is MRILGIDYGTKKVGVALSDDTLSLAFPKAVLKNAPSLMGEIRGMVAANDVGEVVVGQSLKLSGEDNLLMDDIRRFVERLEKEVKLPVNLEPEFLTSAEARRGGVPEALVDASAAALILQRYLDKRKEKEE
- the rplS gene encoding 50S ribosomal protein L19, coding for MNQAAGQEGVKISPVNMDNRKEIGIRVGDSVRVWQKIEEKGKTRLQAFEGLVLARKHGDEPGATFTVRRVSSGVGVEKIFPLYSPMIDKIEIVKRSKVRRAKLYHIREKVAREIKRQMRKMQLVDITSKSETEEAAAAEAAVKAAEEAEAAKVAEAEAAAKAAEEAKAAEVVAETEEAPAEEEKKEEAPAEEPAPAETPTEEDKKSE
- the uppS gene encoding polyprenyl diphosphate synthase — its product is MENKKNIPKCIGIIMDGNRRWAKEQGLTSLEGHQRGYEKLKEVLGWAKDVGIENMITYAFSTENWNRSEEEVSYLLDLFRKMLTEELEELMKEDARIIFAGDISRFPEDIQTSIAEVHKKTKDKTPFTLVVALSYGGRAEILRAVNEIVMNADSGDKHVVTEEEFARHLWTKDVPDPDMIIRTGGEWRLSGFLPWQSVYSELFFPETYWPAFTKEEFDGLIAEFAQRERRRGK
- a CDS encoding RluA family pseudouridine synthase; translated protein: MEIPILYEDNDLVAINKPAGLIVHFDGRNEEPSIVDWLLERYPEAAGVGEDGVSPQGVHIPRSGIVHRLDRTTSGVMIVVKTQEAHTFIKKQFQERTMDKRYAALVYGHPKADRGVIDMEIGRTKKKPRKWSAQPGKSGTLRSAITEWRVIDRLLDSETGEPVTYLTASPKTGRTHQIRVHLKAIHHPIVCDHIYAPKKVCIGGLERPALHARSISFNLLNGERKTIEAPLPEDFERVLKNLRNIAEE
- a CDS encoding acylphosphatase — encoded protein: MENQEITCKITGKVQMVMFRDFVQRHARSLGIRGTVENLDDGSVEVVAQGSEDKLKKLIEHLHKGPFLARVLRVDTRWREPSGEFDSFSILY
- the metG gene encoding methionine--tRNA ligase subunit beta; the encoded protein is MISFDDFKKVEIRLGKVISAERVPETDKLIRLEVDLGDEKRQIVSGIAEYTTPEDLVGRTFPFVTNLEPRIIKGLESNGMILAASNDAGFSFLEPSSAIAPGTRIG
- a CDS encoding VTT domain-containing protein, whose amino-acid sequence is MYQRLTLLHTRSIDWFKQRAHGAYAKAWLFFLSFTESSFLFIPPDILLIAILLAGSRQWMYYGLLTSVASILGAVFGYVVALFFYDTLGIHIVDFYHLKEEVVLAQTLFNNNAFWVIFTAAFTPIPYKVFVLAAGFLKVNFFVFLVASIIGRSLRYIIIAYVVHLLGERAVKLLSRYSIALTIAVVVIVTVFIVKQII
- a CDS encoding DUF2238 domain-containing protein, whose product is MKFGFGEWLLVLFNTLYIAAFGLYYVSIKNYEFLWYVAVLVFFFTLILTTLSKSNFNQFILWCLSIWGLLHMAGGGIPVGDSVLYAYQVLPLFNGTGDFVLIKFDQLVHVFGFFVTTLVAFHLLRPYLNNKTRWSVVYALLVLIGMGAGSLNEIVEFIAVVIFSETGVGGYANTLLDLVSNTIGAILAIGVIHFRRRD
- the pilM gene encoding pilus assembly protein PilM, translating into MQVLPEHERRSSIHEKILDSFPPPKFLNIAATGVDISDTSVKVMHLKQTKAGHIPDFFEERRMTPGIVHGGEIKDTESLVKVLTALRRKHNISFVRASLPEEKAYLFQTTVPHIEDRKQLRNNIEFQLEEHVPISPEQSIFDYDIIEVRPEGIEVSVTVFPKPVITNYQQAFREAGMTPVAFEIEGQAMANAIIPRGDVKTYMIVDFGRKRSGISIVKNGIVTFTSTVDVGGDELTEHIIEYLGVNESKSLKFKNKEGLLGLDEGNKELHDALIQSVTSLRDEVHRHFLYWNNRERDHGKDYQVGEIILCGGNASLAGLPEFLSSTVKVPVTRADVWQNAFSYEEYIPQMSRETALSYATVIGLALT
- a CDS encoding cation:proton antiporter, with the protein product MGEFYPLFLILFAGVVFSMIFRRVHVPWVVGLILGGILVGPHVFNLIEVTPTLDFIAQIGLIFLMFMAGLETNLSSFKNFRGQLLFLSLINGAIPFIVGFGLALTLGHSLTIAILIGIIFVSSSIAVVIPSLERLGLLHTRLGQSVIMTTVIQDIASLILLSIVLQSIDPVTQIPLYLFYPLLIVILVMFRLLLPKIRWLFTAGVRGTKDLFQQEFRSTFLILVGTVIVFELLGLHHIIAGFFVGLVLSDSIVNPKIRENIHTISYGFFVPVFFILIGVQTDIRVFANVSGAALLTIGVILASMSSKLISGWLGGRLVGFSNDQSLLFGISSIPQLSTTLAVAFSAFSLNLIGEGLLTAMVALSVVTVVISPALMNIFSTRIQRAAYRNHIK
- a CDS encoding PilN domain-containing protein; protein product: MANVLPQKERKRFQREYALRLGVVVLVLVIISAVFCSILLVPSFFMSILKEESIARQSELINKAIAIREKDASTASLLIFRQKLNALKEIQEQVLQTDVIETIARNTNDSVVVDALYYTKGSDATSQVKVSGRARSRTMLITFADNLNQEHLFTSVDLPVSNLAKDSNIVFSMTLTGEF